One segment of Pseudodesulfovibrio sp. 5S69 DNA contains the following:
- a CDS encoding FAD-dependent oxidoreductase — protein sequence MAKKIQRIDGHENGVRVESRILEERIQAAVRQGARRLEIDAWGQHGIGGRLWISKDEPISVTISGSPGQRIGSKGFPGTTIQVMGPASDDVAWLNAGAEVIVNGNASNGVCNAMAQGKVFIAGNIGSRGMTMTKTNPRFDPPELWVLGSVGDYFAEFMAGGTAVVCGVEAQNPKNVLGYRPCVGMVGGRIFVRGPIDGFSQADAMMEPIDDEIWAWLTKNIEEFLKKIKRSRLLKRLTRREEWQLIRAKTPFEKKGKVRRAMHDFRVNTWDAELGKGGIIGDLTDLDRSPIPLVVHGDLRRKVPVWENRKYMAPCQASCPTGMPVQKRWQLVRDGLVDEAVDLALAYTPFPATVCGYLCPNLCMEGCTRSTQQHMAAVDITKLGREGHKSKVPDLPPLSGKRVAVIGGGPAGISVAWQIRMKGHEAVVFDMAKTLGGKIASAIPYSRVPKEIVEKEVERAAKVIPHVHLQQQLKTKEFEELKQEYDFVVLAIGAQKPRIIPVPGHERIYPALTFLKDAKAGTAKIGKKLVIIGAGNVGCDVATMAASVGAEDITLIDIQEPASFGKERKEAEAVGARFKWPCFTKEITDEGVLLQSGELLEADTVIMSIGDQPDVDFLPDTIALDRGHVVVNDDYQTTDSRVFAIGDAVRPGLLTHAIGHGRRAAEVIDDIFNNRRPQSDTRDMIDYTRMTLEYFDPRVIEFSDANQCGAECSSCGSCRDCYICDTLCPQNAIKRLELPDGGFERVVDPDKCIACGFCADACPCGIWDMKNPAPME from the coding sequence ATGGCAAAGAAAATACAGCGCATAGACGGACACGAGAACGGTGTCCGCGTGGAATCCCGCATCCTGGAGGAACGCATCCAGGCTGCGGTCCGGCAGGGCGCGCGCCGATTGGAGATCGACGCCTGGGGCCAGCACGGCATCGGCGGCAGGCTCTGGATTTCCAAGGACGAGCCCATTTCCGTGACCATCTCCGGCTCCCCCGGCCAGCGCATCGGCTCCAAGGGCTTTCCCGGCACGACCATCCAGGTCATGGGTCCGGCCTCGGACGACGTGGCCTGGCTCAACGCGGGTGCCGAGGTCATAGTCAACGGCAACGCCTCCAACGGCGTGTGCAACGCCATGGCCCAGGGCAAGGTCTTCATTGCGGGCAACATCGGCTCGCGCGGCATGACCATGACCAAGACCAACCCCCGCTTCGACCCGCCCGAGCTGTGGGTCCTGGGCTCGGTGGGCGACTACTTCGCCGAGTTCATGGCCGGCGGCACGGCCGTGGTCTGCGGCGTTGAGGCCCAGAACCCCAAGAACGTGCTCGGCTACCGCCCCTGCGTGGGCATGGTCGGCGGCCGCATCTTCGTCCGCGGTCCCATCGACGGCTTTTCCCAGGCCGACGCCATGATGGAGCCCATCGACGACGAGATCTGGGCCTGGCTGACCAAGAATATCGAAGAGTTCCTCAAGAAAATTAAGCGGTCCCGTCTCCTGAAGCGGCTGACCCGCCGCGAGGAGTGGCAGCTCATCCGGGCCAAGACCCCCTTTGAGAAGAAGGGCAAGGTCCGCCGCGCCATGCACGATTTCCGGGTCAACACCTGGGACGCGGAACTGGGCAAGGGCGGCATCATCGGCGACCTGACCGACCTGGACCGCTCACCCATCCCGCTCGTGGTGCATGGCGACCTGCGCCGCAAGGTGCCCGTGTGGGAAAACCGCAAGTACATGGCCCCGTGCCAGGCCAGTTGTCCCACGGGCATGCCCGTGCAGAAGCGCTGGCAGCTCGTCCGCGACGGGCTGGTGGACGAGGCTGTGGACCTGGCCTTGGCCTACACGCCGTTCCCGGCCACGGTCTGCGGCTATCTCTGCCCCAACCTGTGCATGGAGGGCTGTACCCGGTCCACCCAGCAGCACATGGCCGCCGTGGACATCACCAAGCTCGGTCGGGAAGGGCACAAGTCCAAGGTTCCGGATCTGCCGCCCCTGTCCGGCAAGCGCGTGGCCGTCATCGGCGGCGGCCCGGCCGGCATCTCCGTGGCCTGGCAGATCCGCATGAAGGGACACGAAGCCGTGGTCTTCGACATGGCCAAGACCCTGGGCGGCAAGATCGCCTCGGCCATTCCCTACAGCCGTGTGCCCAAGGAGATCGTGGAGAAGGAGGTCGAGCGCGCCGCCAAGGTCATCCCCCACGTCCACCTGCAACAGCAGCTCAAGACCAAGGAATTCGAGGAGCTCAAGCAGGAATACGACTTCGTCGTCCTGGCCATCGGTGCCCAGAAGCCGCGCATTATTCCAGTGCCCGGCCACGAGCGCATCTATCCGGCCCTGACCTTCCTCAAGGACGCCAAGGCGGGGACGGCCAAGATCGGCAAGAAGCTGGTCATCATCGGCGCGGGCAACGTGGGCTGCGACGTGGCCACCATGGCCGCCTCGGTGGGCGCCGAAGACATCACCCTCATCGACATCCAGGAACCCGCCTCCTTCGGCAAGGAACGCAAGGAGGCCGAGGCCGTGGGCGCGCGCTTCAAGTGGCCCTGCTTCACCAAGGAGATCACCGACGAGGGCGTGCTGCTGCAATCCGGCGAACTGCTTGAGGCGGACACGGTCATCATGTCCATCGGCGACCAGCCGGACGTGGACTTCCTGCCCGACACCATCGCCCTGGACCGCGGCCACGTGGTCGTCAACGACGATTACCAGACCACGGACTCCCGCGTCTTCGCCATCGGCGACGCCGTCCGTCCGGGCCTGCTGACCCACGCCATCGGCCACGGCCGACGCGCCGCCGAGGTCATCGACGACATCTTCAACAACCGTCGCCCGCAATCCGATACCCGCGACATGATCGATTACACCCGCATGACGCTGGAGTACTTCGATCCGCGCGTCATTGAGTTCAGCGACGCCAACCAGTGCGGCGCGGAGTGTTCCAGTTGCGGCTCCTGCCGCGACTGCTACATCTGCGACACGCTCTGCCCGCAAAACGCCATCAAGCGTCTGGAACTGCCCGACGGCGGCTTCGAGCGCGTGGTCGATCCGGACAAATGCATCGCCTGCGGCTTCTGCGCCGACGCCTGCCCCTGCGGCATCTGGGACATGAAAAACCCGGCCCCCATGGAATAG